A DNA window from Niabella yanshanensis contains the following coding sequences:
- the rpsO gene encoding 30S ribosomal protein S15 codes for MPLTKERNAQIFEQFGGSAANTGSIEGQIAQLTERISQISKHLQQNKKDFSTHRGLMQLVGKRKSLLSYLQKHNLSGYRALIEKLGLRK; via the coding sequence ATGCCACTTACAAAAGAAAGAAACGCACAGATTTTTGAACAATTTGGTGGAAGCGCCGCTAACACAGGTTCTATTGAGGGCCAGATTGCGCAGTTAACAGAGCGTATCAGCCAGATCAGTAAGCACTTACAGCAAAATAAAAAAGATTTCTCTACTCACCGCGGCTTGATGCAGTTGGTAGGTAAGCGTAAAAGCTTGCTGAGCTATTTGCAAAAGCATAACCTTTCTGGTTACCGTGCTTTAATTGAGAAACTAGGTTTAAGAAAATAG
- the pnp gene encoding polyribonucleotide nucleotidyltransferase, producing the protein MLQQPLRTTFDLGDGREVAIETGRLARQADGSVTVSVGKAVLLATVVANKEPKEGQSFFPLTVDYQEKFASAGRIPGSFFKREGRLSDYEVLISRLIDRALRPLFPDDYFCEVQVLVTLISSDPEILPDALACLAASAALAVSDVPIKEILSEVRVARIDGAFKINPGRTELENADMDFIVAATEKNLMMVEGESQECSEADLVAALGVAHDAIRVQIKAQQQLRDLKGVTTKREYTLPAINEAVKERVYAFASDKVYEIAKSKSAKHDRTDQFKALEEELLAKLVEESTEELPFTDVEKRLAKKYYHDVQYDVVRDMVLNDRIRLDGRQLDEIRPLDMEVDVLPSPHGSALFTRGETQSITTVTLGTGLDELLIETAASSKYSKFILHYNFPPFSTGEVKMMRGPGRREVGHGNLAMRSLKQMMPADSEFGYTVRVVSDILESNGSSSMATVCAGSLALMDAGVPFPKHVAGIAMGLITKGDKFSILSDILGDEDHLGDMDFKVTGTREGICGVQMDIKVDGLPMEVMSQALEQAKAGRLHILEHMYKAIPEAREEVKPHAPRVVKMFIDKEFIGAVIGPGGKVIQEIQRETGATINIEEVNNMGEISIFGVEKSSVSKAEDWIKGIVAVPVVGDVYDATVKSIVAFGAFVEFLPGKQGLVHISEVSWKRLETLEGLVKEGDSMKVKLIGTDPKSGKFKLSRKALIPKPERKPEPGEESPSAN; encoded by the coding sequence ATGTTACAACAACCATTAAGAACAACCTTCGATTTAGGCGATGGCCGCGAAGTTGCTATAGAAACAGGGCGCCTTGCCCGCCAGGCGGATGGCTCGGTTACGGTAAGCGTAGGTAAAGCAGTATTGCTGGCTACCGTAGTTGCGAATAAAGAACCCAAAGAAGGACAGAGCTTTTTTCCTTTAACTGTTGATTACCAGGAGAAATTTGCTTCTGCAGGTCGTATCCCGGGCTCCTTCTTCAAGCGTGAAGGCCGTTTGAGCGACTACGAGGTATTGATCTCACGCCTGATTGACCGCGCCTTAAGACCTTTATTCCCCGATGATTATTTCTGCGAAGTACAGGTACTGGTTACCTTGATCAGCAGTGATCCTGAAATACTACCGGATGCATTAGCTTGTTTGGCTGCATCTGCTGCTTTGGCAGTATCTGATGTGCCCATTAAGGAAATTTTGAGTGAAGTACGTGTAGCCCGCATTGATGGCGCTTTCAAAATAAACCCTGGCAGGACGGAATTGGAGAATGCTGATATGGACTTTATTGTGGCTGCCACTGAAAAGAACCTGATGATGGTAGAAGGTGAGTCCCAGGAGTGTTCTGAGGCTGACCTGGTAGCTGCTTTGGGTGTGGCCCATGACGCTATCCGGGTTCAGATCAAAGCGCAGCAACAGCTAAGAGACCTGAAAGGTGTAACCACTAAAAGAGAATACACGCTTCCTGCTATCAACGAAGCTGTGAAAGAACGTGTATATGCTTTTGCGAGCGATAAAGTATATGAGATCGCTAAAAGCAAATCTGCAAAGCACGACAGAACGGATCAGTTTAAAGCATTGGAAGAAGAATTGCTGGCTAAATTGGTTGAAGAGTCAACGGAAGAGCTTCCTTTTACGGATGTTGAAAAAAGACTGGCTAAAAAATATTACCATGATGTTCAGTACGATGTGGTAAGAGACATGGTTTTGAACGATCGTATCCGCCTAGACGGCAGGCAGCTGGATGAAATTCGCCCATTAGATATGGAGGTGGATGTACTGCCTTCTCCGCACGGATCTGCTTTATTTACCAGAGGTGAAACTCAGTCTATTACAACTGTTACCTTAGGTACTGGTTTAGATGAGTTGTTGATTGAAACCGCAGCCTCTTCTAAATACTCTAAATTTATCCTGCATTATAATTTCCCGCCGTTTTCAACCGGTGAGGTGAAAATGATGCGTGGACCTGGTCGCAGGGAAGTAGGTCATGGTAACCTGGCCATGCGTTCATTAAAGCAAATGATGCCTGCTGATTCTGAATTTGGTTATACCGTTCGCGTAGTAAGCGATATCCTCGAATCTAACGGATCTTCTTCAATGGCTACTGTTTGTGCCGGTTCTCTGGCATTAATGGATGCAGGTGTACCTTTTCCAAAACATGTGGCAGGTATAGCTATGGGATTGATTACCAAGGGTGATAAATTTTCTATCTTAAGTGATATTTTAGGTGATGAAGACCATTTAGGAGACATGGACTTCAAAGTAACCGGTACACGCGAAGGTATTTGCGGGGTGCAGATGGATATTAAAGTAGATGGCCTTCCCATGGAAGTAATGAGCCAGGCTTTAGAGCAGGCGAAAGCAGGCCGACTACACATCCTCGAACATATGTACAAGGCTATTCCGGAAGCAAGGGAAGAAGTGAAACCTCATGCACCACGTGTGGTTAAGATGTTTATCGATAAGGAATTTATTGGTGCAGTGATCGGGCCAGGCGGTAAAGTGATACAGGAAATTCAACGTGAAACAGGAGCAACGATCAATATCGAGGAAGTAAACAATATGGGTGAGATCAGCATCTTTGGGGTGGAGAAATCATCTGTATCTAAAGCAGAAGACTGGATCAAAGGCATTGTTGCCGTTCCGGTTGTAGGTGATGTTTACGACGCCACGGTAAAATCAATAGTTGCCTTCGGAGCGTTTGTAGAATTCTTACCAGGAAAACAAGGTTTGGTTCACATCAGTGAAGTAAGCTGGAAACGTTTGGAGACCCTGGAAGGATTGGTAAAAGAGGGAGACTCCATGAAAGTAAAACTGATTGGAACAGATCCTAAGTCGGGTAAATTTAAATTGTCGAGGAAAGCTTTAATTCCTAAACCGGAGAGAAAACCGGAACCGGGAGAAGAAAGTCCTTCCGCTAATTAA
- a CDS encoding HipA family kinase, which translates to MSDIRTINVTRYVTPLREGGSLPAIAEGDDGFLYALKFRGAGQGIKALVSEFIGGEVARLLGLKVPEIVFAYLDEAFGRTEPDEEIQDLLKASQGLNLALHYLSGAITYDPALSKTDPLLASKIVWLDAFLTNMDRTARNTNMLIWNRELWLIDHGASLYFHHNWQNWETQMKSPFPLIKDHVLLKEAGLLAEADPICRELLNETVIDEILDALPAEWLAYEETNGIAEITKKVYRDFLNFRLQNSGIFLKQAIDARAAVI; encoded by the coding sequence ATGTCGGACATACGAACCATAAATGTTACGCGCTATGTAACACCTTTACGTGAAGGAGGCTCTTTACCAGCGATAGCTGAAGGAGACGACGGCTTCTTATATGCCTTAAAATTCAGAGGCGCCGGTCAGGGAATAAAGGCGCTGGTTTCGGAATTTATTGGAGGCGAAGTAGCAAGACTGCTGGGGCTAAAAGTTCCTGAGATAGTATTTGCATATCTGGATGAAGCCTTTGGCCGAACTGAGCCGGATGAAGAGATACAGGACCTTTTAAAAGCCAGCCAGGGATTAAACCTGGCCCTCCATTACCTGAGCGGCGCGATCACTTATGACCCTGCATTAAGCAAAACAGATCCTTTACTGGCCTCCAAAATAGTTTGGCTGGATGCCTTTTTAACGAATATGGATCGTACTGCCCGCAACACCAATATGCTGATCTGGAACCGGGAGCTTTGGCTGATTGACCATGGCGCCAGCCTGTATTTTCATCATAACTGGCAGAATTGGGAGACCCAGATGAAAAGTCCGTTCCCATTGATTAAGGACCATGTGTTACTGAAGGAAGCCGGTTTGCTGGCAGAAGCCGATCCAATATGCCGGGAACTATTAAATGAAACGGTGATTGATGAAATACTCGATGCATTGCCTGCTGAATGGCTGGCATATGAAGAAACAAACGGCATCGCCGAAATAACCAAAAAAGTGTACCGGGACTTTCTCAACTTCAGGTTACAGAATAGCGGGATATTTTTAAAACAAGCCATTGATGCAAGAGCAGCAGTTATATGA
- a CDS encoding DUF3037 domain-containing protein: protein MQEQQLYEYAVIRVVPRVEREEFVNAGIILFCKKTKYVDCRIALPVEKLQCFSPDIDLGFIRQNLDAFEKVALGDRLSTSPIAHLDAPSRFRWLTATRSTVIQCSKVHPGLTGDLALAMKKLLHEMVL, encoded by the coding sequence ATGCAAGAGCAGCAGTTATATGAGTACGCGGTAATACGGGTGGTGCCACGCGTGGAGCGGGAGGAGTTTGTGAATGCAGGCATCATACTTTTTTGTAAAAAAACAAAATATGTAGATTGCCGGATCGCATTACCTGTAGAGAAGCTGCAGTGTTTCAGCCCCGACATTGACCTGGGTTTTATCCGCCAAAATCTTGACGCTTTCGAAAAAGTTGCTTTGGGAGACCGGCTTAGCACTTCTCCAATTGCCCATCTGGATGCACCATCTCGTTTCAGATGGCTTACCGCCACCCGCAGCACAGTGATACAATGTTCGAAAGTTCATCCCGGGCTTACAGGCGATCTTGCCCTGGCAATGAAAAAATTATTGCACGAAATGGTGTTGTGA
- a CDS encoding UbiA family prenyltransferase — protein sequence MNLARLVRSHDWWDYKLPPILAVGYATLLLGNRNIFDYYGYIAIILLSVVVGAIYVSIINDVSDIEVDQKAGKFNKMAALPPFMRWLLPLACLSVGAAFICFFYYPDILSCIFYTIPWIAFSMYSFQPFRLKNRGIWGVLADASGAHIFISLLMVSSLCCLSGQNINYAWLAAVFVWATCGGLRGILWHQFTDRENDIKSGIKTFATARNPGDFKKIEWFILATELAALALMLSMLNNLFVYIAMIAYLVLMLLRYTVLRQQPIPILHNHFNYQILLLDFTDLFFPVALLLYASMNQPDAWIVLCAQLLLFPARWIMILKDIYRILFKRRRTKTA from the coding sequence ATGAACCTCGCCCGACTGGTAAGATCGCATGATTGGTGGGACTATAAACTCCCCCCTATCCTGGCTGTAGGGTATGCAACACTTTTGTTAGGCAACCGGAATATTTTTGACTATTATGGCTATATAGCAATCATCCTTCTTTCGGTTGTGGTAGGCGCTATTTACGTAAGCATCATCAATGATGTAAGCGATATTGAAGTAGACCAGAAAGCAGGTAAATTCAATAAAATGGCAGCGCTTCCCCCGTTCATGCGTTGGCTTTTACCCCTGGCCTGCCTGTCTGTGGGAGCCGCATTTATTTGTTTCTTCTACTATCCAGATATACTTTCCTGTATTTTTTATACAATTCCCTGGATCGCCTTTAGCATGTATAGCTTTCAGCCATTCCGTCTTAAAAACAGGGGGATATGGGGTGTATTGGCAGATGCCAGCGGTGCACATATTTTCATCAGCCTTTTGATGGTAAGCAGTCTTTGTTGTCTGTCGGGACAAAACATTAACTACGCGTGGCTGGCAGCCGTATTTGTATGGGCTACCTGCGGTGGCTTAAGGGGCATTCTTTGGCATCAGTTTACCGACAGGGAAAATGACATCAAATCAGGGATTAAAACTTTTGCCACCGCGCGAAATCCGGGTGATTTTAAAAAAATAGAATGGTTCATTCTCGCAACGGAGCTGGCAGCGCTGGCCCTGATGTTATCTATGCTGAATAACCTTTTTGTGTATATAGCAATGATTGCGTACCTGGTTTTAATGCTGCTCCGGTATACGGTATTAAGACAGCAGCCTATACCCATCCTTCATAATCATTTCAACTACCAGATATTATTGTTAGATTTTACTGACCTGTTTTTTCCTGTTGCATTACTACTATATGCATCCATGAACCAGCCGGATGCCTGGATCGTTTTATGCGCTCAGCTATTGCTATTCCCTGCGAGATGGATCATGATATTAAAAGATATTTACAGGATTCTATTTAAACGCCGCCGCACGAAAACAGCCTGA
- a CDS encoding glycosyltransferase family 2 protein, whose protein sequence is MTQPLVSVIIPTYNRGGTVSNAIDSVLNQSYKNIEIIVVDDGSKDNTADILKKYDTITRIHKQNGGQASARNAGLKQAKGDLIASLDSDDIWYPNFLEECVNKIVRDGLDFVFTNWDQQDQDGSVRDFLSTDIVVVPYFNLLKDDWVNLSSDDLRTIYVQGCPSPSSSAVIKHDLIKNGWNNDIKIGDDWYLYLSALYSGERKAAFTLKRLWKKYAGQSNVYDGRRRKEVLEHLYIADVEKMMRDFKPHMNSNQYKALRNKHVYSLVELAKHHLIREFNIIKTAKLLVKSLYLDSIQTFRSIPQVIMFGINRVKEEKNSKAQKAVSQ, encoded by the coding sequence ATGACCCAACCTCTAGTATCGGTTATTATACCTACCTATAATCGTGGTGGTACCGTATCGAATGCCATTGACAGTGTGCTTAACCAGAGCTATAAAAATATAGAGATCATCGTAGTAGATGACGGATCGAAGGATAACACCGCTGACATATTAAAAAAATATGATACTATCACGCGCATTCACAAACAAAACGGCGGACAGGCCAGTGCGCGTAATGCCGGATTAAAACAGGCAAAGGGCGACCTGATCGCGTCCCTGGATTCAGACGATATCTGGTATCCGAATTTTTTGGAGGAGTGCGTGAACAAAATTGTGAGGGATGGACTTGATTTTGTATTTACCAACTGGGATCAGCAGGATCAGGACGGAAGCGTGCGGGATTTTCTGTCAACAGACATTGTTGTTGTACCTTATTTTAACCTGCTCAAAGATGACTGGGTTAATCTGTCGAGCGATGACCTCCGGACTATCTATGTACAGGGATGCCCCTCGCCCTCGTCTTCGGCAGTCATTAAACATGACTTGATTAAAAATGGCTGGAATAATGATATTAAGATCGGCGATGACTGGTACCTGTATCTCTCCGCTTTGTACTCAGGAGAACGAAAAGCGGCATTTACACTGAAGAGATTATGGAAAAAATATGCGGGTCAGTCAAATGTATACGATGGCAGGAGAAGAAAGGAAGTGCTGGAACACCTGTATATTGCCGACGTGGAAAAGATGATGCGTGATTTTAAACCGCACATGAATAGCAACCAATATAAGGCATTGAGAAACAAACATGTATATAGCCTTGTGGAGTTAGCTAAACACCACCTGATCCGAGAGTTCAACATTATTAAAACTGCAAAGCTCCTGGTAAAATCTTTGTACCTGGACTCCATACAAACCTTCAGGAGTATTCCGCAGGTAATAATGTTTGGAATTAACCGGGTAAAAGAAGAAAAAAACAGTAAAGCTCAAAAAGCAGTAAGCCAATGA
- a CDS encoding glycosyltransferase family 4 protein has protein sequence MAESKHIVFITCCTDDWGGSEELWAQSAPLLLKLGYRVSVYKRQFNFSHPEVVKIRDKGVSLVNFKPKLNGLPGKIWKRVQNYLSGNKNPIHYNNEYTGALGSLLRKDKPDLVLINQAINFDGLGYAYQCLLQQIPYAIISHKAVDFFWPDNPERPYMIQAWKKSVQCFFVSAHNQRITEEQFGLRFTNAAIVWNPVKFRRSIIPFPESKTSYKFACIGRFFIIDKGQDILLRILSREPWKSRPVEISFIGGGPDELALKEMAALLNVENVSFQTYQSDIIKCWETHHALILPSRSEGMPLVTIEAMAIGRPVIVTPAGGHAEIVHEGVTGFIGEANENNFASAMEKAWNERHNWNIMGKSAHTHITQHVPESPEALFAHAVSKLIQ, from the coding sequence ATGGCTGAAAGTAAACATATTGTTTTCATTACCTGTTGCACCGATGACTGGGGCGGCAGCGAGGAACTATGGGCGCAATCTGCTCCGTTGTTGCTGAAACTCGGATACAGGGTTTCCGTATACAAACGGCAATTCAACTTCAGCCATCCCGAAGTTGTAAAAATCCGCGATAAGGGCGTCTCACTTGTAAACTTCAAGCCGAAGTTAAACGGGCTACCGGGAAAAATATGGAAGAGAGTACAAAATTACCTGTCCGGTAATAAAAATCCTATTCATTATAATAATGAGTATACAGGAGCTTTAGGATCATTACTTAGAAAAGATAAGCCGGACCTGGTGCTGATCAACCAGGCTATCAATTTTGACGGGCTGGGCTACGCGTATCAGTGTCTACTGCAGCAGATCCCCTACGCCATCATTAGTCACAAAGCAGTAGATTTTTTCTGGCCTGATAACCCCGAAAGACCTTACATGATCCAGGCCTGGAAAAAATCTGTACAATGCTTCTTTGTCTCAGCGCATAATCAACGCATTACGGAAGAGCAATTCGGGCTAAGATTTACCAACGCAGCAATCGTTTGGAACCCGGTAAAATTCAGACGCTCCATAATTCCTTTCCCCGAATCAAAAACGAGTTATAAATTTGCCTGTATTGGACGTTTTTTTATTATCGATAAAGGCCAGGACATTTTATTACGTATTTTGTCGAGAGAGCCTTGGAAATCCCGGCCGGTAGAAATCAGCTTTATTGGCGGAGGTCCTGATGAGCTGGCCCTAAAAGAAATGGCCGCCCTGCTGAATGTAGAAAATGTATCCTTTCAGACCTATCAATCTGACATAATTAAGTGCTGGGAAACCCACCATGCCTTAATTCTGCCATCGAGAAGCGAAGGAATGCCCCTGGTGACCATAGAGGCCATGGCAATTGGCAGACCGGTTATTGTGACTCCGGCAGGCGGTCACGCCGAAATCGTACACGAAGGCGTCACCGGGTTTATAGGTGAAGCCAATGAGAACAATTTCGCCTCCGCCATGGAAAAGGCATGGAATGAGCGGCACAACTGGAACATAATGGGAAAAAGCGCCCATACTCATATTACACAGCATGTACCCGAAAGTCCTGAAGCACTTTTTGCACATGCTGTCTCTAAACTGATTCAATAA
- a CDS encoding ABC transporter ATP-binding protein, with amino-acid sequence MSIRRKISHIKHSLNLPRIISLVKTAAPRWLYISLTLIVLETLVFFASLYLMKLLIDIVAKTTLHSTEAPTEIIRFVILSGVAGVLYFVLRSFSAYSIEVLSTKVSEYINNKVHEKAVDLQLSFYESPSYYNVLKRALEAGTDKPGLLITTLIEIVKNFLSLAAVASVLLLINWLLLPIITLFVLPTLLIRLKYSRKLNILRIAQTSMERKSGYFSNLITTDTAAKEIRTYSLGGYLRQKFSDIRYTLLKEKLSLSLKRTQLEVFTTALSYIGIFFCIGFIALKAVSGETSTGDITLFLVAFPQAFTLLQHIAAGVSVVYQNSIYINSAFELLELQNHFDQHAQQECIPSDESVSIRLNNVRFTYPHSEKETLSGINLTIPSGKIIGLVGLNGAGKSTLIKLLCRLYDPTEGQILWGDTDIRAFEPQHYRKQLGIVFQDFNKYSFTAGENIFFGNINDPFNLARAKDAAAKSGAASFIESFPNAYDTTMGRTFEDGREVSIGQWQKLALARCFYSDARFLIFDEASSALDAVSEKELFSTFRERIGNRGAVIISHRRSAILHADYIYVLSQGQIIEEGTDEQLMQRNGAYANLFKESTTEAADY; translated from the coding sequence ATGTCTATTCGCCGAAAAATTTCTCATATTAAACATAGTTTAAACCTGCCACGTATAATCAGCCTGGTTAAAACTGCTGCTCCCAGATGGCTGTATATTTCGCTTACCCTAATCGTCCTGGAGACATTGGTGTTTTTTGCTTCTCTATATCTTATGAAGCTGCTCATTGATATAGTGGCCAAAACCACACTTCATTCGACAGAAGCCCCAACCGAAATTATCCGCTTTGTAATACTGAGTGGGGTGGCCGGGGTTCTTTATTTCGTACTAAGATCATTCAGCGCCTACTCAATAGAAGTACTTTCCACCAAGGTTTCTGAGTACATTAATAACAAGGTGCATGAAAAAGCAGTAGATCTTCAGCTTTCTTTTTACGAAAGCCCTTCTTATTATAATGTTCTCAAACGCGCATTAGAAGCCGGGACTGATAAGCCAGGCCTGTTAATTACTACTTTGATCGAAATTGTAAAAAATTTTTTATCTCTGGCAGCAGTGGCATCCGTATTGTTACTGATTAACTGGCTGCTGTTACCTATTATCACTTTGTTTGTTTTACCCACTTTGCTGATCCGTTTGAAATATTCGAGAAAACTCAATATTCTTAGAATAGCTCAAACGTCTATGGAACGAAAATCGGGTTATTTCAGCAACCTTATTACTACAGATACAGCAGCAAAAGAAATCCGTACCTACTCACTGGGCGGCTATCTCAGGCAAAAATTCAGCGATATACGCTATACCCTTCTTAAAGAAAAGCTGTCATTGAGTTTAAAAAGAACGCAACTGGAAGTGTTTACTACCGCCTTGTCTTATATAGGTATTTTTTTCTGCATTGGATTTATTGCACTTAAAGCAGTATCGGGCGAAACCAGCACAGGTGATATAACCCTGTTCCTGGTAGCTTTTCCGCAGGCTTTTACCCTTCTTCAGCACATAGCAGCGGGTGTTTCTGTCGTTTACCAAAACAGTATTTATATTAATAGTGCCTTTGAACTGCTGGAGCTTCAAAATCATTTTGATCAGCACGCTCAACAGGAATGTATACCCTCTGATGAAAGCGTGAGCATTCGGCTAAACAATGTTCGCTTCACCTACCCCCATTCAGAAAAAGAAACCCTATCAGGCATCAACCTTACCATTCCTTCGGGTAAGATTATCGGGCTGGTTGGCTTAAATGGTGCAGGTAAATCCACGCTGATCAAGCTATTATGCCGCCTTTATGATCCTACTGAAGGGCAAATACTATGGGGAGATACGGATATCAGAGCGTTTGAACCCCAACACTACCGGAAACAGCTGGGTATTGTCTTCCAGGATTTTAATAAGTACAGTTTTACTGCGGGTGAAAATATCTTCTTTGGTAATATCAATGACCCCTTTAACCTGGCACGGGCTAAGGATGCAGCTGCAAAATCAGGAGCAGCCTCGTTCATTGAATCATTCCCCAATGCTTACGACACTACTATGGGACGAACTTTTGAAGATGGACGGGAAGTCAGCATCGGCCAATGGCAAAAGCTGGCCCTGGCCAGGTGTTTTTATTCCGACGCACGGTTCCTGATATTTGATGAAGCGTCAAGTGCGCTGGACGCTGTTTCTGAGAAAGAACTGTTCAGCACGTTCAGGGAGCGGATTGGTAACCGTGGCGCGGTGATCATCAGCCATAGGCGTTCTGCTATCCTGCATGCCGATTACATCTATGTTTTATCGCAGGGGCAAATCATAGAAGAGGGGACTGATGAGCAATTGATGCAAAGGAATGGCGCCTACGCCAATCTGTTTAAAGAAAGTACAACGGAGGCTGCTGATTATTAA
- the ispE gene encoding 4-(cytidine 5'-diphospho)-2-C-methyl-D-erythritol kinase: MIRFSNCKINIGLYITGKRPDGYHNLETVFFPLPLYDVIELIEAPETAITVTGQLIPGRLEDNIIIKAWSLLKKDFPQLPSVHFYLLKNIPAGAGMGAGSANGAHTLIALNQKFSLQLTEEQLLQYALQLGSDCPFFILNRPVLATGRGEVFAGTHLDLSGYRIVIVNPGIHISTPWAFSRLQPATPLLPLEKSIVKPVQEWKSFVFNDFEAAVFSEYTEIRNIKELLYHTGAVYALMSGSGSTVYGIFEKSQNVILNFPENYFIRQINL, encoded by the coding sequence TTGATCCGATTTTCCAATTGCAAAATCAATATTGGTCTGTATATCACCGGTAAAAGACCAGATGGTTATCATAACCTGGAAACCGTATTTTTCCCTTTACCGCTTTATGATGTAATAGAACTTATCGAGGCGCCCGAAACAGCCATAACTGTTACAGGTCAGCTCATCCCCGGGCGCCTGGAAGATAACATCATCATAAAAGCCTGGAGCCTGCTTAAAAAAGATTTCCCTCAACTGCCCTCCGTTCATTTTTATCTTTTAAAAAATATTCCTGCAGGTGCAGGGATGGGTGCCGGCAGTGCCAATGGCGCCCACACCCTGATTGCGCTGAATCAAAAATTTTCGCTGCAGTTGACAGAAGAACAGTTATTGCAGTATGCCTTACAACTGGGTAGTGATTGCCCATTTTTTATTCTGAACCGGCCGGTGTTAGCGACAGGCCGCGGAGAAGTATTTGCCGGAACACACCTGGATCTTTCTGGTTACCGGATAGTAATTGTAAACCCCGGCATCCATATTTCAACTCCCTGGGCATTCAGCCGGTTACAACCAGCAACGCCTCTTCTTCCTCTTGAAAAAAGCATCGTAAAACCAGTACAGGAATGGAAAAGTTTTGTGTTTAATGATTTTGAAGCAGCAGTGTTTAGTGAATATACCGAAATTAGAAACATCAAGGAATTATTATACCACACAGGTGCTGTTTATGCGCTTATGAGCGGTAGTGGTAGTACCGTATACGGGATATTCGAAAAAAGTCAAAACGTTATCCTTAATTTTCCCGAAAATTATTTTATTAGACAAATAAACCTTTAA
- a CDS encoding bifunctional nuclease family protein encodes MKKIELEVVALSHSITQTHSYAVVLGEVNGLRRLPIVIGGFEAQAIAVALEKMNPSRPLTHDLMKNFMTAFSIDLHEIIISDLQEGIFFSKLVCSSDHDTIEIDSRTSDAIALAVRFGCPIYTYEHILGNAGIVMDEKNQAPVDESAEVIGAAVTGSADDDLKNMSVEELNKLLNEVLESEDYMRAIAIRDELNSRKRQ; translated from the coding sequence ATGAAAAAAATAGAATTAGAAGTCGTAGCGCTTTCTCATAGTATTACTCAAACGCACTCTTATGCAGTAGTTTTAGGGGAAGTGAATGGTTTACGCCGATTGCCGATTGTAATCGGGGGCTTTGAGGCGCAGGCTATTGCCGTTGCTTTGGAGAAAATGAATCCGAGCAGGCCTTTGACCCATGACCTGATGAAAAACTTCATGACGGCTTTTTCAATCGATCTGCACGAAATCATTATTTCTGATTTGCAGGAAGGTATTTTCTTCAGTAAACTGGTTTGCTCATCTGATCACGATACCATCGAAATCGACAGCCGCACTTCTGATGCCATTGCCCTGGCCGTTCGTTTTGGATGTCCCATTTATACTTATGAGCACATCTTAGGTAACGCCGGTATTGTAATGGATGAAAAAAACCAGGCGCCTGTTGACGAGAGCGCTGAAGTAATTGGTGCTGCTGTTACCGGAAGTGCAGATGATGATCTAAAAAACATGAGTGTAGAGGAATTGAATAAGCTCTTAAACGAAGTGCTCGAAAGTGAAGATTATATGAGGGCAATAGCTATCAGAGATGAGCTGAACAGCCGGAAGCGTCAATAA